The Paralichthys olivaceus isolate ysfri-2021 chromosome 9, ASM2471397v2, whole genome shotgun sequence genome contains a region encoding:
- the anxa6 gene encoding annexin A6 isoform X2, with amino-acid sequence MVFRGTITDAPDFDASADAEALYNAMKGIGSDKEAILDLVTSRSNAQRQETIAAYKSNFGKDLIDDLKYELTGKFERLIVSLMRTPAYHDAKEIHDAVKGAGTHERCLIEVLASRNNKQIHEMVAAYKDAYGRDMEEDIIMDTSGHFKKMLVVLLQGTRDESGVVDGDLVEQDAQDLYAAGEEQWGTDESKFIMILGNRSVTHLHMVFDAYEKIAEMSIEDSIKNELSGDFERLMLAVVQCIRSVPMFFAKHLYKSMKGLGTADNTLIRIMISRSEIDMLDIRECFRLRYEKSLYNMIMDDTSGDYKRTLLNLCGGDDDLAGEFFPEAAQIAYKMWELSAMTKVQLRPTVRLAPHFDPAADAQALRKAMKGFGTDEDAIIDIVAQRSNAQRQEIRQTFKSLLGRDLMKDLKSELSKNLERLIIALMLTPAEFDAKMMRKAMEGAGTDEHSLIEILVTRSNEEIHAMNAAYQNAYKKSLEEAIQSDTSGHFCRILVSLVQGAREEGPADMERANADAQELADACNADSDDMEMKFMSVLCTRSFPHLRKVFQEFVRCTNKDIEQIIKKEMSGDVKNAFYAIVRSVKNQPSYFADRLYKAMKGIGTDDRALIRIMVSRSEIDLFNIRKEFKETHDVSLHEFIQGDTSGDYRKTLLVLCGGED; translated from the exons ATG GTGTTCAGAGGCACAATAACAGATGCTCCAGACTTTGATGCCAGCGCTGATGCTGAGGCGCTTTACAATGCCATGAAAGGCATTG GTAGTGACAAAGAGGCCATCTTGGATCTGGTCACCTCAAGAAGCAATGCACAGAGGCAGGAGACGATTGCAGCGTACAAGAGCAACTTTGGAAAG GACCTGATTGATGATCTGAAGTATGAGCTGACAGGGAAGTTTGAGCGGCTCATCGTCAGTCTGATGAGAACTCCTGCCTACCACGATGCCAAAGAAATCCACGATGCAGTCAAA GGAGCTGGAACACACGAGAGGTGCCTGATTGAAGTCCTGGCGTctagaaacaacaaacagataCACGAGATGGTCGCAGCGTACAAAGATG CCTATGGCAGAGACATGGAGGAGGACATAATCATGGACACCTCGGGTCACTTTAAGAAGATGCTGGTTGTTTTGCTTCAG GGGACCAGGGATGAGTCAGGAGTGGTGGACGGAGACCTGGTGGAACAGGATGCTCAA GACCTGTATGCAGCAGGAGAAGAGCAGTGGGGGACCGACGAGTCCAAATTCATCATGATCCTGGGAAACCGCAGCGTGACCCACCTCCACATGG TTTTTGATGCATACGAGAAGATTGCAGAGATGTCCATCGAGGACAGCATCAAGAACGAGCTGTCTGGAGACTTTGAGAGGCTGATGCTGGCCGTCG TCCAGTGTATCAGGAGCGTCCCTATGTTCTTTGCCAAGCACCTTTACAAGTCAAtgaag GGTCTCGGCACAGCGGACAACACCCTGATCAGGATCATGATTTCTCGCTCTGAAATAGACATGCTGGACATTCGAGAGTGTTTCCGCCTCAGATACGAGAAATCGCTTTATAACATGATAatg GATGACACATCAGGGGATTACAAGAGGACTCTGCTTAATTTGTGTGGAGGAGATGATGA CTTAGCTGGAGAGTTCTTCCCTGAAGCCGCTCAGATAGCCTACAAGATGTGGGAATTAAGTGCCATGACCAAAGTCCAG CTAAGGCCAACAGTCCGCCTCGCACCCCACTTTGACCCTGCTGCTGATGCCCAAGCTCTGAGGAAAGCAATGAAAGGATTTG GCACAGATGAAGATGCAATCATTGACATTGTTGCGCAGAGAAGCAATGCCCAGAGGCAAGAGATCAGGCAGACGTTCAAATCCCTACTGGGAAGG GATCTGATGAAGGACCTGAAGTCTGAACTTTCCAAGAACTTAGAGAGGCTGATCATTGCCCTTATGTTGACTCCTGCAGAGTTCGATGCCAAAATGATGAGGAAAGCAATGGAG GGAGCTGGGACAGACGAACACTCTCTCATTGAGATCCTGGTCACCAGGAGCAACGAGGAAATACATGCCATGAATGCTGCTTATCAGAACG CCTATAAGAAGTCTCTGGAGGAGGCCATTCAGTCAGATACATCAGGCCACTTCTGCCGCATCCTCGTTTCCCTCGTGCAG GGTGCAAGAGAGGAGGGCCCTGCAGACATGGAAAGAGCCAACGCAGATGCTCAG GAACTTGCCGACGCATGCAACGCTGACTCTGATGACATGGAGATGAAGTTCATGAGTGTCCTGTGCACCAGGAGCTTCCCCCATCTCAGGAAAG TTTTCCAGGAGTTTGTCAGATGCACTAATAAGGACATTGAACAGATTATCAAAAAGGAAATGTCGGGCGATGTGAAAAATGCCTTTTATGCAATAG TTCGCAGCGTGAAGAACCAGCCCTCTTATTTTGCAGACCGTTTGTACAAAGCCATGAAG GGCATTGGAACAGATGACAGAGCTCTGATCCGCATCATGGTGTCCCGTAGCGAGATCGACCTTTTCAACATTCGCAAAGAGTTCAAGGAAACACATGATGTCTCCCTCCATGAATTCATCCAG GGTGACACCTCTGGAGACTACCGTAAAACGCTGCTGGTGCTCTGCGGAGGGGAAGATTAA
- the anxa6 gene encoding annexin A6 isoform X1 encodes MVFRGTITDAPDFDASADAEALYNAMKGIGSDKEAILDLVTSRSNAQRQETIAAYKSNFGKDLIDDLKYELTGKFERLIVSLMRTPAYHDAKEIHDAVKGAGTHERCLIEVLASRNNKQIHEMVAAYKDAYGRDMEEDIIMDTSGHFKKMLVVLLQGTRDESGVVDGDLVEQDAQDLYAAGEEQWGTDESKFIMILGNRSVTHLHMVFDAYEKIAEMSIEDSIKNELSGDFERLMLAVVQCIRSVPMFFAKHLYKSMKGLGTADNTLIRIMISRSEIDMLDIRECFRLRYEKSLYNMIMDDTSGDYKRTLLNLCGGDDDLAGEFFPEAAQIAYKMWELSAMTKVQLRPTVRLAPHFDPAADAQALRKAMKGFGTDEDAIIDIVAQRSNAQRQEIRQTFKSLLGRDLMKDLKSELSKNLERLIIALMLTPAEFDAKMMRKAMEGAGTDEHSLIEILVTRSNEEIHAMNAAYQNAYKKSLEEAIQSDTSGHFCRILVSLVQGAREEGPADMERANADAQELADACNADSDDMEMKFMSVLCTRSFPHLRKVFQEFVRCTNKDIEQIIKKEMSGDVKNAFYAIVRSVKNQPSYFADRLYKAMKGIGTDDRALIRIMVSRSEIDLFNIRKEFKETHDVSLHEFIQVETMIGDTSGDYRKTLLVLCGGED; translated from the exons ATG GTGTTCAGAGGCACAATAACAGATGCTCCAGACTTTGATGCCAGCGCTGATGCTGAGGCGCTTTACAATGCCATGAAAGGCATTG GTAGTGACAAAGAGGCCATCTTGGATCTGGTCACCTCAAGAAGCAATGCACAGAGGCAGGAGACGATTGCAGCGTACAAGAGCAACTTTGGAAAG GACCTGATTGATGATCTGAAGTATGAGCTGACAGGGAAGTTTGAGCGGCTCATCGTCAGTCTGATGAGAACTCCTGCCTACCACGATGCCAAAGAAATCCACGATGCAGTCAAA GGAGCTGGAACACACGAGAGGTGCCTGATTGAAGTCCTGGCGTctagaaacaacaaacagataCACGAGATGGTCGCAGCGTACAAAGATG CCTATGGCAGAGACATGGAGGAGGACATAATCATGGACACCTCGGGTCACTTTAAGAAGATGCTGGTTGTTTTGCTTCAG GGGACCAGGGATGAGTCAGGAGTGGTGGACGGAGACCTGGTGGAACAGGATGCTCAA GACCTGTATGCAGCAGGAGAAGAGCAGTGGGGGACCGACGAGTCCAAATTCATCATGATCCTGGGAAACCGCAGCGTGACCCACCTCCACATGG TTTTTGATGCATACGAGAAGATTGCAGAGATGTCCATCGAGGACAGCATCAAGAACGAGCTGTCTGGAGACTTTGAGAGGCTGATGCTGGCCGTCG TCCAGTGTATCAGGAGCGTCCCTATGTTCTTTGCCAAGCACCTTTACAAGTCAAtgaag GGTCTCGGCACAGCGGACAACACCCTGATCAGGATCATGATTTCTCGCTCTGAAATAGACATGCTGGACATTCGAGAGTGTTTCCGCCTCAGATACGAGAAATCGCTTTATAACATGATAatg GATGACACATCAGGGGATTACAAGAGGACTCTGCTTAATTTGTGTGGAGGAGATGATGA CTTAGCTGGAGAGTTCTTCCCTGAAGCCGCTCAGATAGCCTACAAGATGTGGGAATTAAGTGCCATGACCAAAGTCCAG CTAAGGCCAACAGTCCGCCTCGCACCCCACTTTGACCCTGCTGCTGATGCCCAAGCTCTGAGGAAAGCAATGAAAGGATTTG GCACAGATGAAGATGCAATCATTGACATTGTTGCGCAGAGAAGCAATGCCCAGAGGCAAGAGATCAGGCAGACGTTCAAATCCCTACTGGGAAGG GATCTGATGAAGGACCTGAAGTCTGAACTTTCCAAGAACTTAGAGAGGCTGATCATTGCCCTTATGTTGACTCCTGCAGAGTTCGATGCCAAAATGATGAGGAAAGCAATGGAG GGAGCTGGGACAGACGAACACTCTCTCATTGAGATCCTGGTCACCAGGAGCAACGAGGAAATACATGCCATGAATGCTGCTTATCAGAACG CCTATAAGAAGTCTCTGGAGGAGGCCATTCAGTCAGATACATCAGGCCACTTCTGCCGCATCCTCGTTTCCCTCGTGCAG GGTGCAAGAGAGGAGGGCCCTGCAGACATGGAAAGAGCCAACGCAGATGCTCAG GAACTTGCCGACGCATGCAACGCTGACTCTGATGACATGGAGATGAAGTTCATGAGTGTCCTGTGCACCAGGAGCTTCCCCCATCTCAGGAAAG TTTTCCAGGAGTTTGTCAGATGCACTAATAAGGACATTGAACAGATTATCAAAAAGGAAATGTCGGGCGATGTGAAAAATGCCTTTTATGCAATAG TTCGCAGCGTGAAGAACCAGCCCTCTTATTTTGCAGACCGTTTGTACAAAGCCATGAAG GGCATTGGAACAGATGACAGAGCTCTGATCCGCATCATGGTGTCCCGTAGCGAGATCGACCTTTTCAACATTCGCAAAGAGTTCAAGGAAACACATGATGTCTCCCTCCATGAATTCATCCAGGTAGAAACTATGATC GGTGACACCTCTGGAGACTACCGTAAAACGCTGCTGGTGCTCTGCGGAGGGGAAGATTAA